A region of Emys orbicularis isolate rEmyOrb1 chromosome 20, rEmyOrb1.hap1, whole genome shotgun sequence DNA encodes the following proteins:
- the LOC135892250 gene encoding interferon-inducible GTPase 5-like, which translates to MDMESISVLMKGLVLISAPMEALDLGLDPKELFNDSIKVFQEFMDLFKDKGQAEVASIAQAELELFKSTILNIAVTGETGAGKSSFINALRELTAEGDGAAPTGVTETTAEPTVYPYPNHPNVRLWDLPGISAPDFEPNTYLEQVNFERYDFFVIIASERFKCNHTALAQEIERMGKRFYFVRSKVDEDLRNEERDHPRTFSQESILQRLRMDCRKHLQKAGISNPKIFLLSSCEFTKYDAPGLVKTLQDDLQGLQRLAFLLSLPNLSAEIIEEKKAAMQKLIWLISLASALVNVIPIPRLSVACDIRILLGSMIAFYKYFGLDDGSLANLARQTGKPIAELKAVIISPREEEINRDVVIKRLLKEEKGLPKLTANLPVLGPMLTAGISFLTTYFMLMSFLDEVAEDAKRVRKTALKEDKKKRK; encoded by the coding sequence ATGGATATGGAGTCCATCTCAGTGCTCATGAAGGGTCTGGTGTTAATCTCAGCTCCCATGGAAGCTCTGGATCTAGGGTTGGACCCAAAGGAACTCTTCAATGACTCCATAAAGGTGTTTCAGGAGTTCATGGATCttttcaaagacaaaggacaggcTGAAGTGGCTTCTATAGCGCAGGCAGAGCTTGAGTTGTTCAAATCCACCATTCTCAACATTGCAGTCACGGGGGAGACGGGTGCTGGGAAATCGTCCTTCATCAATGCCCTCCGGGAACTGACCGCTGAGGGTGACGGGGCTGCCCCAACTGGGGTGACAGAAACAACGGCAGAGCCGACTGTTTATCCCTATCCTAACCACCCCAACGTGAGGCTGTGGGACCTGCCCGGGATTAGCGCCCCAGATTTTGAGCCAAACACGTATCTGGAGCAGGTGAACTTCGAACGCTATGACTTCTTTGTGATCATCGCTTCGGAGCGCTTCAAATGCAACCACACGGCCCTGGCCCAGGAGATCGAGAGGATGGGGAAGAGGTTCTATTTTGTGCGCTCCAAGGTGGATGAAGACTTGCGCAATGAAGAAAGGGATCACCCTAGAACATTCAGTCAGGAGAGCATCCTGCAGCGACTCAGGATGGACTGCAGGAAACACCTGCAAaaggcagggatcagcaacccaAAGATTTTCCTTCTCTCCAGCTGTGAATTCACCAAGTATGATGCTCCTGGCCTGGTCAAGACTTTGCAGGATGATCTCCAAGGTCTGCAGAGACTTGCCTTTCTACTCAGTCTGCCAAACCTGTCTGCCGAAATCATAGAGGAGAAGAAAGCTGCCATGCAGAAGCTGATATGGCTAATATCCCTCGCATCGGCTTTAGTCAATGTCATTCCTATCCCGCGGCTCTCTGTTGCTTGTGATATTAGAATCCTGCTAGGATCCATGATTGCCTTCTACAAGTACTTCGGCCTAGATGACGGCTCCTTGGCTAATCTGGCCAGGCAGACTGGGAAACCGATAGCGGAGCTGAAGGCTGTTATCATATCTCCCAGGGAAGAAGAAATAAACAGAGATGTTGTAATCAAACGGCTGCTAAAGGAGGAGAAGGGTTTGCCTAAATTAACGGCAAATCTACCAGTGCTTGGTCCCATGTTAACTGCGGGAATCTCTTTTTTAACCACCTATTTCATGCTGATGAGCTTTCTCGATGAAGTGGCTGAAGATGCCAAAAGGGTTCGGAAGACCGCTTTGAAGGAAGACAAGAAAAAGCGTAAATGA
- the LOC135892251 gene encoding interferon-inducible GTPase 5-like, with amino-acid sequence MLRQNKAYLGRTQLYPERFHEGIASLRLKNVQLADDGVYTCHVKPQLGTFSVRMRVTVEKGARCVWFYWAPLPLLLLPLSLLVMLIIIKMRRLPGRWKLRTSKHAFGLEADYEEGRAQPEAYFLWDLRVDDTKQTLESRQTPAWDERHAWEKPEQPEFSRGKSPAKEKDPRNIAQKPSKKGKLLGSDGDSAESWIYTFTSDASDLSEADSAWQEDGGSSQNPMRSVALLGQTGAGKSSFVNAIRGLGDEEEGAAKTGVVETTMVPTSYRLPKQPNVTIWDLPGFGSMTRQSDMDQDLFSLSQYDVFLIFSSRHFTATHAGLARKIQRVGKKVYFVRSKVDRNLLAARRNRPSTYNEERILQGIRDTCVKDLQREGVTSPQVFLLSNFEYGRHDFPLLEEILQQEFGSRLAG; translated from the exons ATGCTGAGACAGAATAAGGCTTACCTGGGCCGGACCCAGCTGTATCCGGAGAGATTCCACGAGGGAATTGCGTCCCTGAGACTCAAGAACGTCCAGCTGGCGGATGACGGGGTCTACACCTGCCACGTCAAGCCCCAACTGGGCACATTTTCCGTGCGGATGAGAGTGACCGTGGAGAAGG GTGCCAGGTGTGTCTGGTTCTATTGggcacctcttcctcttcttcttcttcctctttccctgttGGTAATGCTTATCATCATTAAAATGCGTCGTCTTCCCGGCCGATGGAAACTGAGGACATCCAAACACGCCTTTGGATTGGAGGCTGACTATGAGGAGGGAAGAGCGCAGCCGGAAGCCTATTTCTTGTGGGACTTAAGAGTGGATGATACCAAACAGACTCTAGAGTCCCGGCAG ACGCCAGCCTGGGATGAAAGACACGCATGGGAGAAGCCTGAACAGCCAGAATTCTCCCGTGGAAAGTCTCCTGCAAAGGAAAAGGATCCCAGAAATATTGCCCAGAAGCCTAGCAAAAAAGGCAAA CTGCTGGGCTCTGACGGGGACAGCGCCGAGTCCTGGATCTACACGTTTACTTCTGACGCGAGTGACCTTTCTGAAGCAGATTCTGCATGGCAGGAGGATGGGGGGTCATCACAAAACCCCATGCGAAGCGTCGCTCTCCTGGGGCAGACGGGCGCTGGGAAATCATCCTTTGTCAATGCCATTAGAGGCCTGGGTGATGAAGAGGAAGGTGCTGCTAAAACCGGGGTGGTGGAAACAACAATGGTACCAACTTCTTACCGGCTTCCCAAACAGCCCAATGTTACAATATGGGACCTGCCAGGGTTCGGGTCGATGACGCGTCAATCAGACATGGACCAGGATCTCTTCAGTTTGAGCCAATACGATGTGTTCCTCATCTTCTCCTCCCGTCACTTCACAGCCACCCACGCTGGCCTGGCCCGGAAGATCCAGCGAGTGGGGAAGAAGGTTTATTTTGTGCGCTCCAAGGTCGACAGGAACTTGCTTGCTGCCCGGAGGAATCGGCCTTCTACCTATAATGAAGAGCGAATTCTGCAGGGAATCAGAGACACCTGCGTGAAAGACTTGCAGAGAGAAGGGGTGACTTCCCCACAGGTCTTTCTCCTGTCTAACTTTGAATATGGCCGGCACGACTTTCCTCTCCTAGAGGAAATATTACAGCAAGAATTTGGGAGTCGTTTGGCTGGCTGA
- the LOC135892356 gene encoding uncharacterized protein LOC135892356: protein MTRVSLVCSLHSIALWTLCWVSGEETAITAQYGKDVTLTCIFPSKLKISFHRLSITWTKEGAQGQGLLVHRFYLKMNWLEGQEEAYRGRTQLYPQEFPQGNASLTLSDVRLQDEGSYLCNVTCELGSWSQKISLIVLSDSEMERPIIVQAGEDVILNCSFQSELNHQPLNITWKKEEEEGPHLLVHSYCSELDPLETQDEAYRGRTQLYPERFREGNASLRLKNIRLADNGIYTCHVKPQLGRFSVRMRVAVEKDAELLQSPSTWCSLWWIDLGVLLGILAFARLRMYYPSWRKPWLDKKSPRSESQQTVSDHKKDEEENKPLLRSSPSTSMELGVANPTHSLPVHSSLGKTAKDMGEPRAAPGVQIVPTLISIMQQWALEYTRLNIAIMGELNCGKSSFINAMRGLCDEDEGAAPVGEEETMMEPTAYQHPKHPSVTFWRLPIDFQPCLQTVKFVCYDFFIIMGLEEFTPRHAELAHEIQKAGKMCSFVRSKVDADLHDARHSRPSNYDEEKILKDIRNHCIRCLEMGGMINPEVFLLSAFELEKYDFPLLRASMEKDLPGNKKGALILALPNSSLQILQKKKEALQKQIWKIALASTLITVFHMPVVSTILDVTILLTCMRYYCQVLGLDDVSFTALVRQFGKPAEELKAVMKPLLTKEISINVVLQLLSSVGCGILIGLDLFLWPLRVLGFMLSGGVAAVGFLGAGAISLATTYILLKTFLNGAAEDAQRILQKLSPHDNRKS, encoded by the exons ATGACGAGAGTCAGTCTCGTTTGCTCACTTCACTCGATTGCGCTGTGGACTCTCTGCT GGGTTTCTGGAGAGGAGACAGCCATCACAGCTCAGTATGGGAAAGACGTCACCCTGACCTGCATCTTCCCGTCCAAATTGAAGATAAGCTTCCATCGACTGAGCATCACCTGGACAAAGGAAGGAGCCCAGGGCCAGGGTCTCCTGGTTCACAGATTCTATCTGAAGATGAACTGGCtggagggacaggaagaggcttACAGGGGCCGAACGCAGCTATATCCACAGGAATTCCCCCAGGGAAATGCATCCCTGACACTCAGCGATGTTCGCCTCCAGGATGAAGGATCCTACCTCTGCAACGTCACCTGTGAGCTGGGAAGCTGGTCCCAGAAGATTTCACTTATAGTCCTAA GTGACAGTGAAATGGAAAGGCCCATCATCGTTCAGGCAGGGGAGGACGTCATCCTGAATTGCTCCTTCCAGTCTGAGTTAAACCACCAGCCACTGAACATCACCTggaagaaggaggaagaggagggaccACATCTCCTGGTTCACAGCTACTGCTCTGAGCTGGACCCGCTGGAAACACAGGATGAGGCTTACCGGGGTCGGACCCAGCTGTATCCGGAGAGATTCCGTGAGGGAAACGCATCCCTGAGACTCAAGAACATCCGGCTGGCGGACAACGGGATCTACACCTGTCACGTCAAGCCCCAACTGGGCAGGTTTTCCGTGCGGATGAGAGTGGCCGTGGAGAAGG ATGCTGAGCTTCTCCAGAGCCCATCAACATGGTGCAGTCTGTGGTGGATTGATCTGGGGGTGTTACTGGGGATATTAGCATTTGCTCGCCTTCGAATGTATTATCCTTCCTGGCGGAAACCGTGGCTGGACAAAAAGTCACCTCGAAGTGAGTCCCAGCAGACTGTGTCCGACCATAAAAAAGACGAAGAGGAGAACAAACCTCTGCTCCGGTCATCCCCGTCAACCTCTATGGAGCTAGGAGTGGCCAATCCCACCCACAGTCTACCTGTGCATTCCTCCCTG GGGAAGACTGCCAAAGACATGGGAGAACCAAGGGCTGCTCCTGGAGTTCAAATAGTACCTACATTGATTTCTATAATGCAGCAGTGGGCTTTGGAATACACCAGGTTAAATATCGCCATTATGGGAGAGCTAAACTGTGGGAAATCATCCTTCATTAATGCCATGCGGGGGCTATGTGATGAAGACGAAGGTGCTGCCCCAGTTGGGGAGGAAGAAACAATGATGGAGCCAACAGCTTATCAGCATCCCAAACACCCGAGCGTGACTTTCTGGAGGCTGCCAATAGATTTTCAGCCATGTCTCCAGACAGTGAAATTTGTCTGCTACGACTTCTTCATCATCATGGGTTTAGAAGAATTCACACCTAGGCATGCTGAGCTGGCCCATGAGATCCAGAAGGCAGGGAAGATGTGTTCCTTTGTGCGCTCCAAGGTGGATGCAGATTTGCATGATGCCAGACACAGCCGGCCCTCCAACTATGATGAGGAGAAAATATTGAAGGACATCCGTAACCACTGCATCAGATGCCTGGAAATGGGAGGGATGATCAATCCTGAGGTTTTCCTCCTCTCCGCATTTGAATTAGAGAAGTATGATTTTCCCCTCCTGAGAGCGAGCATGGAGAAAGATCTCCCGGGCAACAAGAAAGGGGCTTTGATACTGGCCCTGCCCAACTCCTCTCTGCAAATCttgcaaaagaaaaaggaagcccTGCAGAAGCAGATCTGGAAAATAGCCCTTGCGTCCACTCTAATCACGGTTTTTCACATGCCCGTTGTCTCCACCATTCTTGACGTTACCATTCTACTGACATGCATGAGATATTATTGCCAGGTCTTGGGCCTGGATGATGTCTCCTTCACGGCTCTCGTGAGGCAGTTTGGCAAACCAGCGGAAGAGTTGAAGGCTGTTATGAAGCCCCTGCTGACCAAGGAAATTAGCATTAACGTGGTCTTGCAGCTCCTGTCCTCGGTTGGGTGCGGCATATTGATAGGACTTGATTTGTTTCTGTGGCCTTTACGGGTGCTAGGATTCATGCTGTCTGGAGGAGTTGCAGCGGTAGGATTCTTAGGGGCTGGTGCAATTTCACTGGCTACCACGTATATCCTGCTGAAAACCTTTCTCAACGGTGCTGCTGAAGATGCCCAAAGAATCCTACAGAAGCTAAGTCCACATGACAACAGGAAAAGCTAA